CTCAGCGAGACCGTGCCCGCCGGGATCGGCCGGTCAGGCCGGTTGACGGCGTCTATCCCGGCATCACAGTAGTCGTTGACGACGTTGCCGGCCGCCGTGACGAGGGCGACGATCCCGATCACTACGGCGGCTTCCGGGACGAGGGTGCCGGTGGCGATGAGGGAGCCGAGCACGCCGGCAAGCCCGGCGACGATGGCGTTTGTCGGCCGGGTGATGGCAAGATAGCCGTGCATTTTAAAAAAATGCGACGGCAGGGTATTTCAAGATTGGCCGGCGGTCCACCAGGGGCGGTCAGGCGGGTCCTGCCGGAGGCGCCCCTGCCAGGCCTCGTCGGTGAGGCGGCCGGCGAGGGGGACGGTGAACTCGTAGTACGAGAAGACCGGGCCGGCGGCGAGGGTGACCGACCCGTCGGGCGCCGGACAGGCAACGACGACGAGGCCGGTGTAGCCGACCCCTTCCTCCAGGACGAGGTCATGGTACGGGTCTGTGTGGACGTCGGCCACGATCGCCGTCGTCTTTGCCCGGTCGTCGACGCCGGTCAGGGTGCCGTCGAGGAGAGCGCCGACATTCCTGATGAAGGCGTGATCGGCGGCGGTGAGGGGTCTGCCCTCCAGCTCCTGCACCGAGATGGCGGTGAGGCGATCGAGGGTCGTCTCCAGCGTCTGCAGGCGCCGCTCCGAGACCGGGTCGAGGGCATCGAGGGATGCAAGCCCTTCCCGCGTCATCGCGGTGAGGGCGTGGAGGCGGGTGTAGAACCCGGGCACCGGCTCCACATACCCCGGGACCGCCTGCTCCTCAGGTTTGACCGAGATCGCCCGGCCAGAGGTGTAACTCTGCTTCGCATAGAGGATCGTGTCGTGGCGCAGTTCGGTCCACGAGGCAAGGGCGGTGGTCAGTTCCTTCTCCTGCCATGCAGGGGTCTGCATGAAGGCTGGATACCCGTCCCCGAAGGTGGCGAGAAGCGGGCGGAGGGAGGAGAGCCAGCCCCAGTAGAGGTTCCTGTTCCACCCGCTCTCGTTCACGGCGGCAAACTCCCCCTCCAGCCTCCCGTAGACCCGGTCATAGTGGAGATACCGGCTGTCCCCGCCCGCGTCCAGAAGGGCGGCGGCCCGCTCAGAGCCCAGGAGGGCCATGAGGTCGAGGGCGGTCGGGATCGCCCGCTCGCCCTGGACAAGGGTGAACGGCGCGCCGATCCCGGTGAAGGCGCCGGTATAGGGGGAAACCAGTTCGGAAAAGACATACGAGTCGGGAACGAACCGCTGGCCCATGAGCCTGAAACCCATGGTGGCGTTGAGGGCCTTGCGCCCCTCTTTTTCGTTGCCGACGGCACGGTAGCCGGTGCCGCTGGAGATCGCCGGGGGCGGATGGGTGCGGAGTTCCGCCTGGAGGAGGGCGGTCTTGTCCGCGGCGAGGGTGCGGTTCACCCCGCCGTGCGCCCCCTTCATCGCCTCGATATACTCGTGCGGACCGAGGTCGTCGGAATAACCGGCATAGAAAGAGGTGACCTCGTAGATCCGGTTCCAGCGCGCCATCAGGGAGGGGTCGGCCTCGAGCGCCGCGGCGATCTGGGCGGCGGCCGCCGTCTGGACCGCCGCCTCCTCCGCGCTGACGATCGAGCCCTCGTCACCGCCGGTGAGGAGGAAGGTCATCCGCCCGTGCCACATCATCGCCAGGAAATAATGTTCCAGCCGCGCGGATCGCGTATAGTGGCCTCGCGGAAGGTACTGCGAGTAGTCCTCGGCATAGGTGAAGATCGGGCTCTCCGCCAGACCGGCGCGGGCCCGGATCAGGGCGAGTTCGTC
Above is a window of Methanofollis tationis DNA encoding:
- a CDS encoding DUF3160 domain-containing protein; the protein is MEWTVLILAVAAVLLTAGCTGGGEEPPENDSPLAAGGSAVSAHYRSLPLDLTPASPSYRLPLDPESVWNRGAVAAGLSLDRNATALLEQNGFVTIENPFNPRETDMVRPYTVLKERGIPVFVTADSVLHLYHIQFDETMRTIEEEQFYDDLWTLDAALLDASIETAATAEGQAREAARRNAAYFAVALALLAPSADGDNTGFSPEDAVRYAAPSALPPAAVDELALIRARAGLAESPIFTYAEDYSQYLPRGHYTRSARLEHYFLAMMWHGRMTFLLTGGDEGSIVSAEEAAVQTAAAAQIAAALEADPSLMARWNRIYEVTSFYAGYSDDLGPHEYIEAMKGAHGGVNRTLAADKTALLQAELRTHPPPAISSGTGYRAVGNEKEGRKALNATMGFRLMGQRFVPDSYVFSELVSPYTGAFTGIGAPFTLVQGERAIPTALDLMALLGSERAAALLDAGGDSRYLHYDRVYGRLEGEFAAVNESGWNRNLYWGWLSSLRPLLATFGDGYPAFMQTPAWQEKELTTALASWTELRHDTILYAKQSYTSGRAISVKPEEQAVPGYVEPVPGFYTRLHALTAMTREGLASLDALDPVSERRLQTLETTLDRLTAISVQELEGRPLTAADHAFIRNVGALLDGTLTGVDDRAKTTAIVADVHTDPYHDLVLEEGVGYTGLVVVACPAPDGSVTLAAGPVFSYYEFTVPLAGRLTDEAWQGRLRQDPPDRPWWTAGQS